From a region of the Prevotella melaninogenica genome:
- a CDS encoding RNA polymerase sigma factor, whose product MQASDFKQLFLPCHRKLFSVAYRLMGNAQAAEDMVQETFLKLWMQRDKMEKVDNPEAYSITVLRRIFYDKMRAGHLQEVDKDVGSLQVSSSQNISKQLEEADEYQRVRQLITHLPEPQARIMLMRDIEDRSFEEISIETGLTEVNIRSILSRARKKIREQIKAMRYDKD is encoded by the coding sequence ATGCAAGCAAGCGATTTTAAACAGCTATTCCTACCCTGCCATCGGAAACTTTTTTCGGTGGCATATAGGCTGATGGGGAACGCTCAAGCTGCTGAGGATATGGTGCAAGAAACCTTCTTAAAACTCTGGATGCAGCGTGATAAGATGGAAAAAGTGGACAATCCCGAGGCTTATAGCATAACGGTTCTACGCCGAATCTTCTATGACAAGATGAGAGCAGGACACCTTCAAGAAGTCGACAAAGACGTGGGAAGTCTGCAAGTAAGCTCCTCACAGAACATAAGTAAGCAATTAGAAGAAGCTGACGAATACCAACGCGTAAGGCAGTTGATTACCCATCTGCCCGAACCACAGGCAAGAATCATGCTGATGCGCGACATAGAAGACCGCAGTTTTGAGGAAATCAGTATCGAAACAGGGCTTACGGAAGTGAATATAAGAAGTATTCTCAGCCGTGCCCGAAAGAA